One segment of Pseudomonas pohangensis DNA contains the following:
- a CDS encoding cation:proton antiporter, with the protein MSEIQILLGIGGIGAASLASQWLAWRLRLPAILFLLLCGILAGPMLGWLDPELLFGDLLFPIVSLAVALILFEGSLTLHLSEWKEIGSVVRRMVTIGALATWVVIAVTTHYLLDFSWDLAILFGTLTLVTGPTVITPMLRVVRPKASIANILRWEGIVIDPIGALLAVVVFSFIVSQSNGEALSSSLGTFAAVIICGSFFGIAGGWLFGLGLRRHWLPEYLQNLGALASVLAVFIASNLLVHESGLLAVTLMGMWLANMRGVDVRHILHFKENLSVLLISGLFIILAARLDLAALIALGPATLILLAVIQLVARPLTVAVSTIGSSLNWRERALLSWIAPRGIVAAAVSAIFAQRLLEHGGYEQAELLVPLTFLVIIGTVVLQSATSRPLAKLLKVDEPASRGFLIIGANPVARAIGKALQQSGWRLLLTDSSWENIKAARMDNLPTYFGNPASQHADANLDLIGLGQLLALSPSSELNTLACTRFRPEFRSQNLYSLPNQKEQQLSDKHRASHEHRGQPLGFPTRTYGQLASVLSKGGSIRTTTLSDSFGWDDYQALHGNRATLLMATDPRDWIHIASAELSFTPGPDWVLLSLIEAQPLDNKAAEDSAGKETAKSERPKAPKAAR; encoded by the coding sequence ATGAGCGAAATACAAATTCTTCTCGGCATCGGCGGCATCGGCGCGGCGTCCCTGGCGAGTCAATGGCTGGCCTGGCGCCTGCGCCTGCCGGCCATCCTGTTTCTCCTGCTGTGCGGCATCCTCGCCGGCCCGATGCTTGGCTGGCTGGATCCGGAACTGCTGTTTGGCGACCTGCTGTTTCCGATCGTCTCACTGGCCGTGGCACTGATCCTGTTTGAAGGCAGCCTGACCCTGCATCTTTCCGAGTGGAAAGAAATCGGCAGCGTAGTCCGGCGCATGGTCACCATAGGTGCACTCGCGACCTGGGTAGTGATTGCCGTAACCACCCACTACCTGCTGGATTTCTCCTGGGATCTGGCCATCCTGTTCGGCACCCTCACCCTGGTCACCGGCCCCACCGTGATCACCCCGATGCTGCGCGTGGTGCGCCCCAAGGCCTCGATTGCCAACATCCTGCGCTGGGAAGGCATCGTCATTGACCCGATCGGCGCCCTGCTGGCGGTCGTGGTGTTCAGCTTTATCGTCAGCCAGAGCAACGGTGAGGCGCTGAGCAGTAGCCTGGGCACCTTCGCGGCAGTGATCATCTGCGGCAGCTTCTTCGGTATCGCCGGCGGCTGGCTGTTCGGCCTCGGGCTGCGTCGTCACTGGCTGCCGGAATACCTGCAGAACCTCGGCGCCCTGGCTTCGGTCCTCGCCGTGTTCATCGCCTCCAACCTGCTGGTGCACGAGTCGGGCCTGCTGGCAGTCACCCTGATGGGCATGTGGCTGGCCAACATGCGCGGCGTGGATGTCAGACACATCCTGCACTTCAAGGAAAACCTCAGTGTCTTGCTGATTTCCGGCCTGTTCATCATCCTCGCCGCCCGCCTTGATCTCGCCGCCCTGATTGCCCTGGGCCCGGCCACGCTGATCTTGCTGGCAGTGATTCAACTCGTCGCGCGCCCGCTTACCGTTGCCGTAAGCACCATTGGCTCCAGCCTCAACTGGCGCGAACGGGCCCTGCTGTCCTGGATTGCCCCGCGCGGAATTGTCGCCGCTGCCGTGTCGGCCATCTTTGCCCAACGCCTGCTCGAGCATGGCGGTTATGAGCAGGCAGAGTTGCTGGTACCTCTGACCTTTCTGGTGATCATCGGCACCGTGGTGCTGCAGAGTGCCACTTCGCGCCCGCTGGCCAAGCTGCTCAAGGTCGACGAGCCGGCCTCTCGCGGCTTTCTCATCATCGGCGCCAACCCGGTTGCACGCGCCATCGGTAAAGCCCTGCAACAGAGCGGCTGGCGTCTGCTGCTGACCGACTCCAGCTGGGAAAACATCAAGGCTGCGCGAATGGATAACCTGCCTACCTACTTCGGCAACCCGGCATCGCAGCACGCCGACGCCAACCTCGACCTGATCGGGCTGGGACAACTACTCGCGCTATCACCATCCAGCGAACTGAATACGCTGGCCTGCACCCGTTTCCGGCCGGAATTTCGCAGCCAGAATCTGTACAGCCTGCCAAACCAGAAAGAGCAACAGCTCAGCGACAAGCACCGTGCCAGCCATGAACACCGCGGCCAGCCGCTTGGCTTTCCCACGCGCACCTACGGCCAGCTGGCCAGTGTCCTGTCCAAGGGCGGCAGCATCCGCACCACTACCCTGTCCGACAGTTTTGGCTGGGATGATTACCAGGCATTGCACGGCAACCGCGCTACCCTGCTGATGGCCACGGACCCGCGGGACTGGATTCATATTGCCAGTGCCGAACTGAGCTTCACACCGGGCCCTGACTGGGTTCTGCTGTCGCTGATCGAGGCACAACCCCTGGACAACAAGGCTGCGGAAGATAGCGCCGGCAAGGAAACCGCCAAAAGCGAGCGTCCGAAAGCGCCCAAGGCCGCCCGTTAG
- a CDS encoding DUF4870 family protein — translation MQEIQIRNDSPAAGLINLTHIIYGLHAFAIVTGIVGSATIVGSFLGSLPSILAVILNYVKRSETRGTWLESHFSWQIRTFWFALLWVCIAVALALTIIALPLTLCILVGLTLWVIYRIGRGWLALNAQRTVP, via the coding sequence ATGCAGGAAATTCAAATTCGCAATGACTCACCCGCTGCCGGGCTGATCAACCTGACCCATATCATCTATGGCCTGCACGCCTTTGCCATCGTCACCGGGATTGTCGGCAGCGCCACGATTGTCGGTTCTTTTCTCGGCAGCCTGCCGTCGATCCTGGCGGTGATCCTCAACTACGTAAAACGCAGCGAAACCCGCGGCACCTGGCTGGAAAGCCATTTCAGCTGGCAGATCCGCACCTTCTGGTTCGCCCTGCTGTGGGTATGCATTGCCGTGGCGCTGGCCCTGACCATCATTGCCTTGCCCTTGACCCTGTGCATCCTGGTTGGTCTGACCCTGTGGGTGATTTACCGCATCGGTCGTGGCTGGCTGGCCCTCAATGCGCAGCGCACGGTTCCCTGA
- the rplS gene encoding 50S ribosomal protein L19 — translation MTNKIIQQIEAEQMSKVVPPFAPGDTVIVQVKVKEGDRSRLQAFEGVVIAKRNRGLNSAFTVRKISNGVGVERTFQTYSPLVDSLSVKRRGDVRKAKLYYLRALSGKAARIKEKLV, via the coding sequence ATGACCAACAAGATTATTCAGCAGATCGAAGCTGAACAGATGAGCAAAGTGGTTCCCCCTTTTGCACCGGGTGACACTGTCATCGTTCAGGTAAAAGTGAAGGAAGGCGACCGTTCGCGTCTGCAGGCCTTCGAAGGCGTCGTGATTGCCAAGCGCAACCGTGGCCTCAACAGTGCTTTCACTGTACGCAAGATTTCCAACGGTGTTGGTGTGGAGCGTACTTTCCAGACTTATTCGCCGCTGGTTGACAGTCTGTCCGTCAAGCGTCGCGGTGACGTACGCAAGGCCAAGCTGTACTACCTGCGCGCACTGTCCGGCAAGGCTGCACGTATCAAGGAAAAGCTGGTCTAA
- the trmD gene encoding tRNA (guanosine(37)-N1)-methyltransferase TrmD, which translates to MKGLQVEVISIFPEMFAAISDYGITSRAVKQGLLQLTCRNPRSYTEDRHQTVDDRPFGGGPGMVMKIGPLERALADARHAAGAKAKVIYLSPQGRKLTQAAVQQLAQEQTLILIAGRYEGIDERFIEAHVDEEWSIGDYVLSGGELPAMVLIDAVTRLLPGALGHADSAEEDSFTDGLLDCPHYTRPEVYAGKRVPEVLMSGNHEHIRRWRLQQSLGRTCERRADLLDSRSLSGEEQKLLAEYLRQRNDS; encoded by the coding sequence ATGAAAGGTTTGCAGGTTGAGGTCATCAGCATCTTTCCGGAGATGTTTGCGGCCATCAGTGATTACGGCATAACCAGCCGGGCGGTGAAGCAGGGCTTGCTGCAGTTGACCTGCCGCAACCCGCGCAGCTACACCGAAGACCGGCACCAGACCGTGGATGATCGCCCGTTTGGCGGTGGCCCCGGCATGGTGATGAAGATCGGGCCGCTGGAGCGCGCACTGGCAGATGCCAGACACGCTGCAGGCGCCAAGGCGAAGGTTATTTACCTGTCGCCGCAAGGCCGCAAGCTGACACAGGCTGCGGTGCAGCAACTGGCACAGGAACAGACACTGATCCTGATTGCCGGACGTTATGAAGGCATCGATGAGCGCTTTATTGAAGCGCACGTGGATGAAGAATGGTCGATTGGCGATTACGTATTGTCCGGCGGTGAGCTGCCGGCCATGGTGCTGATTGATGCGGTAACGCGGTTGCTTCCGGGGGCCCTGGGCCATGCGGACTCCGCTGAGGAGGACTCCTTTACGGATGGCCTGCTCGATTGCCCGCACTACACCCGACCCGAGGTGTATGCAGGCAAGCGTGTTCCTGAGGTGCTGATGAGTGGCAACCATGAACACATCCGGCGCTGGCGCTTGCAGCAGTCCCTGGGACGTACCTGTGAACGCCGCGCTGATCTTCTGGATAGCCGCTCGCTTTCTGGAGAAGAACAAAAGCTGTTGGCGGAATACCTTCGCCAGCGGAACGATAGTTAA
- the rimM gene encoding ribosome maturation factor RimM (Essential for efficient processing of 16S rRNA), translated as MSASPAAAEDLIVLGKIYSVHGVRGEVKVYSFTDPIDNLLDYPRWTLRRDGDSRQVELASGRLQGKFLVVKIKGLDDREEARSFAGFDVCVPRSQLPSLKDGEFYWYQLQGLKVIDLQGQLLGQIDHLLETGANDVMVVRPCAGSLDDRERLLPYTGQCVQSIDLQAAEMRVDWDADF; from the coding sequence ATGAGCGCATCGCCAGCCGCGGCCGAGGATCTGATCGTTCTTGGCAAGATCTACAGTGTGCATGGCGTGCGAGGAGAGGTGAAGGTGTATTCCTTTACCGATCCGATAGACAACCTGCTTGACTACCCGCGCTGGACTTTGCGCCGTGACGGCGACAGCCGGCAGGTCGAACTGGCCAGCGGACGCCTGCAAGGCAAGTTTCTGGTGGTCAAGATCAAGGGACTGGATGATCGCGAAGAGGCCCGCAGTTTTGCGGGCTTTGATGTTTGTGTACCGCGCAGCCAGTTGCCGTCTCTCAAGGATGGCGAATTTTACTGGTACCAGTTGCAAGGTCTGAAGGTTATTGATCTGCAAGGGCAATTGCTCGGCCAGATCGACCATCTGCTGGAAACCGGTGCCAATGACGTCATGGTGGTGCGGCCCTGTGCCGGTAGTCTGGATGATCGCGAACGCCTGTTGCCCTATACCGGGCAATGTGTGCAGTCGATTGATCTGCAGGCTGCAGAAATGCGCGTCGATTGGGATGCGGACTTCTGA
- the rpsP gene encoding 30S ribosomal protein S16, translating into MLTIRLARGGSKKRPFYHLTVTDSRNARDGRFKERVGFFNPVAAGAETRLSVNQERVDYWVSQGAQLSDRVAQLLKDAAKAAA; encoded by the coding sequence ATGCTAACCATCCGTCTTGCCCGTGGTGGCTCCAAAAAGCGCCCTTTTTATCACCTCACCGTTACCGATAGCCGCAATGCGCGCGATGGCCGCTTCAAAGAGCGCGTTGGTTTCTTCAATCCTGTGGCTGCCGGCGCTGAAACGCGTCTTTCGGTAAATCAGGAGCGTGTGGATTACTGGGTAAGCCAGGGCGCACAGCTTTCCGATCGCGTTGCCCAGTTGTTGAAGGATGCGGCCAAGGCTGCTGCTTAA
- the ffh gene encoding signal recognition particle protein, translated as MFDNLTDRLSQTLRTVTGKARLSEDNIKDTLREVRMALLEADVALPVVKEFVNKIKERAVGTEVSRSLTPGQAFVKVVRAELEQLMGAANEDLQLNATPPAVILMAGLQGAGKTTTVGKLARFLKERKKKSVMVVSADVYRPAAIKQLETLAAEVGVTFFPSDLSQKPVAIAEAAIREAKLQFIDVVLVDTAGRLHIDAEMMGEIQALHRAIKPVETLFVVDAMTGQDAANTAQAFNEALPLTGVILTKVDGDARGGAALSVRAITGKPIKFLGMGEKSDALDPFHPDRIASRILGMGDVLSLIEQAEQTLDKEKAEKLTKKLKKGKGFDLEDFRDQLQQMKNMGGLGGLMDKLPSMGGVNLAQMGNAQGVAEKQFKQMEAIINSMTPLERRDPEVISGSRKRRIAMGSGTQVQDVGKLIKQHKQMQKMMKKFTAKGGMAKMMRGMGGMLPGGGMPKM; from the coding sequence ATGTTCGACAATCTCACCGATCGCCTGTCGCAAACGCTGCGCACTGTCACCGGCAAAGCCAGGCTCAGCGAAGACAATATCAAGGACACCCTGCGTGAAGTGCGCATGGCGCTGCTGGAGGCCGATGTGGCGCTGCCGGTGGTCAAGGAGTTCGTCAACAAGATCAAGGAGCGCGCGGTAGGCACCGAGGTGTCGAGGAGTCTGACCCCGGGCCAGGCTTTTGTGAAAGTGGTTCGCGCCGAGCTCGAGCAGCTGATGGGCGCGGCCAACGAAGATTTGCAGCTGAACGCCACACCGCCGGCGGTGATTCTGATGGCCGGCCTGCAGGGCGCGGGCAAGACCACCACCGTCGGCAAGCTGGCGCGCTTCCTCAAGGAGCGCAAGAAGAAAAGTGTGATGGTGGTTTCGGCTGACGTTTACCGTCCGGCCGCGATCAAGCAGCTCGAGACGCTGGCGGCTGAAGTAGGCGTGACCTTTTTCCCGTCCGATCTCAGCCAGAAACCGGTAGCTATCGCCGAGGCCGCGATTCGTGAGGCGAAGCTGCAGTTTATCGATGTGGTACTGGTCGATACCGCCGGTCGCCTGCATATAGATGCAGAGATGATGGGCGAGATCCAGGCCTTGCACCGGGCAATCAAGCCGGTGGAAACCCTGTTCGTGGTGGATGCCATGACCGGCCAGGACGCGGCCAATACCGCGCAGGCCTTCAATGAGGCGCTGCCGCTGACCGGGGTGATTCTGACCAAGGTTGATGGCGATGCCCGTGGTGGTGCGGCGCTTTCGGTTCGGGCCATCACCGGCAAGCCGATCAAGTTCCTCGGCATGGGCGAAAAGAGTGACGCGCTGGATCCCTTCCATCCGGACCGGATTGCCTCGCGGATACTGGGCATGGGCGATGTGCTCAGCCTGATCGAACAGGCCGAGCAGACGCTGGACAAGGAAAAAGCCGAAAAGCTCACCAAAAAGCTGAAAAAGGGCAAAGGCTTCGATCTCGAGGATTTCCGTGACCAGCTACAGCAGATGAAGAACATGGGTGGTCTCGGCGGCCTGATGGACAAGCTGCCCAGCATGGGTGGTGTCAATCTGGCGCAGATGGGCAATGCCCAGGGTGTTGCCGAGAAGCAGTTCAAGCAGATGGAAGCGATCATCAACTCGATGACGCCGCTGGAGCGGCGCGACCCGGAAGTTATCAGCGGCTCACGCAAGCGGCGGATCGCCATGGGCTCCGGCACCCAGGTGCAGGACGTCGGCAAGCTGATCAAGCAACACAAGCAAATGCAGAAGATGATGAAGAAATTTACAGCCAAGGGTGGCATGGCCAAGATGATGCGTGGCATGGGCGGGATGCTGCCCGGCGGTGGCATGCCGAAGATGTAA
- a CDS encoding cytochrome C assembly family protein, producing the protein MQPLLFSLIAAGVYAVASTYQGTQLFKRSAPDRRILAGLGVIALCAQLVCLYLQLIIPNGLALDFFNAASLIAAAVILLVLLAYQRMPVENLLLLLYPLGMLSVLLAQFIPGGTSEPINEQPGILAHIVLSILAYGLLTLAVFQALLLLLQDHQLKNKHPSGLIRNFPPLQTMESLLFGFLWAGWGLLSLSLLSGWLFVEDLLAQHLAHKTLLSCFAWLVFGVLLWGRQQLGWRGHKAIRWTLAGFCLLMLAYFGSKLVREFILHI; encoded by the coding sequence ATGCAACCTCTTCTTTTCAGCCTTATCGCCGCCGGTGTCTATGCCGTGGCTTCCACCTATCAAGGTACGCAGCTGTTCAAGCGCAGCGCGCCCGATCGCCGCATCCTGGCTGGCCTGGGCGTCATTGCCCTGTGCGCGCAACTGGTCTGCCTTTATCTGCAGCTGATTATCCCCAACGGGCTGGCACTGGACTTTTTCAACGCTGCCAGCCTGATCGCCGCAGCCGTCATCCTGCTGGTCCTGCTGGCCTACCAGCGCATGCCGGTGGAAAACCTGCTGTTGCTGCTGTATCCGCTGGGAATGCTCAGTGTTTTGCTGGCACAGTTCATTCCGGGCGGCACCAGCGAGCCCATCAACGAACAGCCGGGCATTCTGGCGCACATCGTGCTGTCCATACTGGCCTATGGCCTGCTGACCCTCGCCGTATTCCAGGCCCTGCTGCTGTTGCTTCAGGATCACCAGCTGAAGAACAAGCATCCGTCCGGCCTGATCCGCAATTTCCCGCCGCTGCAAACCATGGAAAGTCTGCTGTTCGGCTTTCTCTGGGCCGGCTGGGGCCTGCTCTCGCTTTCGCTGCTCTCCGGCTGGCTGTTTGTCGAAGACCTGCTGGCCCAGCATCTGGCGCACAAGACCCTGCTTTCCTGCTTTGCCTGGCTGGTATTCGGCGTCCTGCTGTGGGGCCGCCAGCAACTCGGCTGGCGCGGCCACAAGGCGATCCGCTGGACACTTGCCGGCTTCTGCCTGCTGATGCTGGCCTATTTCGGCAGCAAGCTGGTTCGCGAATTCATTCTGCATATCTGA
- a CDS encoding HlyC/CorC family transporter: MDESQTGPLLGLLVFLIICSAFFSSSETGMLSLNRYRLRHLAREGHKGARRASRLLERPDRLLGTILVGNNVVNILAASIATVLAVDLWGEAGIAISTVALTIVVLIFGEITPKTLAALRPESIAFPASHLLLLLQRLLYPVVWLTGMVSNGLLRLFGIDPAQRGSDSLSTAELRSIVRESGSELPLNRQNMLLSVLDLETVTVNDIMIPRNEVYGIDLDDPLEHIIEQLRTTSHTRLPVFRGDINQIEGVVHMRQIARLLSQNQLTKDALLAASSQPYFVPESTPLSTQLINFQKQKRRIGIVVDEYGEVIGVATLEDILEEIVGEFTAQSPAQQSEIEPQDDGSFIIEGTINLRDLNRQLDWHLPCDGPKTLNGLVTEALESIPENSVCLQIGPYRLEILQVTESRVSRVRAWKISKSTAPQSSEQ; this comes from the coding sequence GTGGACGAATCCCAAACAGGCCCGTTACTTGGCTTGCTCGTATTTCTGATCATCTGCTCGGCATTCTTTTCCAGCTCGGAAACCGGAATGCTCAGCCTCAACCGTTACCGCTTGCGCCATCTCGCCCGTGAAGGCCACAAGGGCGCACGCCGCGCGTCCCGGCTGCTGGAACGTCCGGACCGCCTGCTCGGCACCATTCTGGTCGGCAATAATGTAGTAAATATTCTGGCCGCCTCGATTGCCACCGTGCTTGCTGTCGATCTCTGGGGTGAAGCCGGCATTGCGATTTCCACGGTCGCGCTGACCATCGTGGTGCTGATCTTTGGCGAAATCACGCCAAAGACCCTGGCCGCCCTGCGCCCGGAAAGCATTGCCTTTCCCGCCAGTCATCTGTTGTTGCTGCTGCAACGCCTGCTGTATCCGGTGGTCTGGCTCACCGGCATGGTCAGCAACGGCCTGCTGCGCCTGTTCGGTATTGATCCCGCGCAACGCGGCTCCGACTCACTTTCGACTGCAGAACTGCGCAGCATCGTGCGCGAGTCCGGCAGCGAGCTGCCGCTCAACCGGCAGAACATGCTGCTCAGCGTACTGGATCTGGAAACGGTGACGGTCAACGACATCATGATCCCGCGCAACGAGGTCTACGGCATCGACCTGGACGATCCGCTGGAACATATCATCGAGCAGCTGCGTACCACCTCGCACACCCGCCTGCCGGTATTCCGCGGCGACATAAATCAGATTGAGGGCGTGGTGCACATGCGCCAGATTGCCCGCCTGCTGAGCCAGAACCAGCTGACCAAGGATGCCCTGCTGGCCGCCAGCAGCCAGCCCTACTTCGTTCCGGAAAGCACACCGTTATCGACCCAGCTGATCAACTTCCAGAAACAGAAGCGTCGCATCGGCATAGTCGTGGACGAGTACGGCGAGGTAATCGGCGTTGCCACTCTGGAAGACATTCTCGAAGAGATCGTTGGCGAGTTCACTGCGCAAAGCCCGGCTCAGCAAAGCGAGATAGAGCCGCAGGATGATGGCAGCTTTATTATCGAAGGCACCATCAACCTGCGCGACCTGAATCGTCAGCTCGACTGGCACCTGCCCTGCGATGGCCCGAAAACCCTGAACGGGCTGGTCACCGAAGCCCTGGAAAGCATCCCCGAAAACAGCGTCTGCCTGCAGATCGGCCCTTACCGGCTGGAAATCCTGCAGGTCACCGAAAGTCGGGTTAGTCGCGTGCGCGCCTGGAAAATCAGCAAATCAACCGCGCCGCAAAGTTCCGAGCAGTAA
- a CDS encoding SGNH/GDSL hydrolase family protein has product MRRLASFGWWLLLVALLPILLPQALFTRRRAIRLSPASGPQAGIAGSFDGEPLRLLLVGESTVAGVGVGSQQEALAGQLAGQLAMRLQRPVAWQALGENGITASEAVERLLPQVAAEHFDLVLLVFGVNDTTHFSSRRRWQAALEALAQPFAAADCRVAFTSVPPMQHFSALPWLLRKMLGWRAYMLDSQLGEVAGQLSASHCRVTLEFTPAYMAHDGYHPSALGYRVWAEVLSGLLLGTLRRG; this is encoded by the coding sequence ATGAGGCGACTGGCCAGTTTTGGCTGGTGGCTACTGTTGGTCGCACTGCTACCCATTCTGTTGCCGCAGGCGCTGTTCACCAGGCGGCGCGCCATACGGCTGTCGCCGGCCAGCGGGCCCCAGGCCGGTATCGCCGGCAGCTTTGATGGCGAGCCGCTGCGTCTGTTGCTGGTCGGAGAATCGACGGTAGCCGGAGTCGGGGTTGGCAGTCAGCAGGAAGCGCTGGCCGGGCAGCTGGCCGGGCAGCTGGCGATGCGCTTGCAGCGACCAGTTGCCTGGCAGGCGCTGGGGGAAAACGGCATTACCGCCAGCGAGGCGGTCGAGCGCCTGCTGCCGCAGGTGGCCGCGGAGCATTTCGATCTGGTGCTGCTGGTGTTCGGCGTCAACGACACCACGCATTTCAGTTCGAGGCGTCGCTGGCAGGCCGCGCTTGAAGCGTTGGCGCAACCCTTTGCAGCAGCAGATTGCCGGGTAGCCTTTACTTCGGTTCCGCCCATGCAGCACTTTTCGGCCCTGCCATGGCTGTTGCGCAAGATGCTTGGCTGGCGCGCGTACATGCTGGACTCCCAGCTGGGCGAGGTGGCCGGGCAGCTTTCGGCCAGCCACTGTCGGGTCACGCTCGAGTTCACCCCGGCATATATGGCGCATGACGGCTACCACCCGTCTGCGCTCGGCTACCGGGTCTGGGCCGAAGTCTTGTCCGGGTTACTGCTCGGAACTTTGCGGCGCGGTTGA
- the purT gene encoding formate-dependent phosphoribosylglycinamide formyltransferase, with the protein MPRIGTPLSPTAVRVLLCGSGELGKEVAIELQRFGCEVIAVDRYANAPAMQVAHRSHVLSMLDGQALRAVIELENPHYIVPEIEAIATDTLLELEAEGYTVIPTARAASLTMNREGIRRLAAEDLGLPTSPFYFADNYADYAEAAAKLGYPCVVKPIMSSSGKGQSLLKSADDLQAAWDYAQQGGRAGKGRVIIEGFIDFDYEITLLTVRHAAGTTFCAPVGHRQVRGDYHESWQPQVMNAGALEESERIARAVTEALGGRGLFGVELFVRDEQVWFSEVSPRPHDTGLVTLISQDLSEFALHARAILGLPIPQVRQLGPAASAVILVEGESSSVSFGNLDAALAEPDTALRLFGKPEVSGQRRMGVALARDESVEQARQKACRVARAIRVEL; encoded by the coding sequence ATGCCACGTATAGGAACACCACTTTCGCCGACAGCGGTCCGGGTCCTGCTCTGCGGTTCCGGTGAGCTGGGCAAGGAGGTGGCGATCGAGCTGCAGCGTTTCGGCTGCGAAGTGATTGCCGTTGATCGTTACGCCAATGCTCCGGCGATGCAGGTGGCACACCGCAGCCATGTGCTCAGCATGCTCGATGGCCAGGCGTTGCGCGCGGTGATCGAGCTGGAAAATCCGCACTACATCGTGCCCGAAATAGAAGCCATCGCCACCGACACCCTGCTGGAGCTGGAGGCCGAAGGCTATACCGTGATACCTACGGCCCGTGCGGCCAGTCTGACCATGAATCGCGAAGGCATCCGCCGTCTGGCCGCCGAGGATCTGGGCTTGCCGACCTCGCCGTTCTACTTCGCCGACAACTACGCAGACTATGCCGAAGCCGCCGCAAAGCTGGGTTACCCCTGTGTGGTCAAGCCGATCATGAGTTCTTCCGGCAAGGGCCAGTCGCTGCTCAAGTCGGCGGATGATCTGCAGGCTGCCTGGGACTATGCCCAGCAAGGCGGGCGCGCCGGCAAGGGGCGGGTGATCATCGAGGGCTTTATCGACTTCGATTACGAAATCACCCTGCTGACGGTAAGGCATGCCGCTGGCACGACCTTTTGTGCGCCGGTCGGGCATCGCCAGGTGCGTGGGGATTACCATGAGTCCTGGCAGCCGCAGGTGATGAATGCCGGCGCGCTGGAAGAGTCCGAACGCATTGCCCGCGCCGTCACCGAAGCGCTGGGTGGCCGCGGCCTGTTCGGTGTCGAGCTGTTCGTCAGGGATGAGCAGGTCTGGTTCAGTGAGGTTTCACCGCGGCCGCACGACACCGGCCTGGTCACGCTGATTTCACAGGACCTGTCCGAGTTTGCCCTGCATGCCCGGGCGATTCTCGGCTTGCCGATCCCGCAGGTACGCCAGCTCGGCCCTGCCGCTTCGGCGGTAATTCTGGTCGAAGGCGAATCCAGCAGCGTCAGCTTCGGGAATCTTGATGCGGCCCTGGCTGAGCCGGATACGGCACTACGCCTGTTTGGCAAGCCGGAAGTCAGCGGGCAACGACGCATGGGTGTGGCGCTGGCGCGTGACGAGTCGGTTGAGCAGGCGCGGCAGAAAGCCTGTCGGGTAGCACGGGCAATTCGGGTCGAGTTATGA
- a CDS encoding DUF1289 domain-containing protein, translating to MQQGERPLASPCVAICALDEQDICIGCQRSADEITRWGRMDNAERRVVLQRCHQRAVTGGQIMRTS from the coding sequence ATGCAGCAGGGCGAACGTCCGCTGGCCTCTCCGTGCGTGGCGATCTGCGCGCTGGACGAGCAGGACATCTGTATCGGCTGCCAGCGTTCGGCAGACGAAATTACCCGCTGGGGGCGCATGGACAATGCCGAGCGCCGCGTTGTGCTGCAGCGTTGTCATCAGCGTGCCGTGACCGGCGGGCAGATCATGCGAACGTCATAG
- a CDS encoding gamma carbonic anhydrase family protein has protein sequence MKYRLGTAEVDCHADSWIAPDASVIGKVRLEKGASVWFGAVLRGDNELIHIGEDSNVQDGTVMHTDMGSPLTLGKGVTIGHNAMLHGCTVGDYSLIGINAVILNGAKIGKNCIIGANTLVGEGKEIPDGSLVVGSPGKVVRELNDAQKLMLKASAEHYVQNARRYARELVEQSD, from the coding sequence ATGAAGTACCGTCTGGGCACTGCCGAAGTGGATTGTCATGCCGACAGCTGGATTGCTCCCGATGCCAGTGTGATCGGCAAGGTTCGTCTGGAGAAGGGCGCCAGTGTCTGGTTCGGCGCCGTGTTGCGTGGCGACAATGAACTGATCCATATCGGTGAAGACAGCAATGTGCAGGATGGCACGGTGATGCATACCGATATGGGCAGCCCGCTGACTCTGGGCAAGGGCGTGACCATTGGGCATAACGCCATGCTGCATGGCTGCACGGTCGGCGATTACAGCCTGATCGGCATCAACGCGGTGATCCTCAATGGGGCGAAGATCGGCAAAAACTGCATCATCGGCGCCAATACGCTGGTGGGTGAAGGCAAGGAAATCCCCGATGGCAGTCTGGTGGTCGGCTCCCCGGGCAAGGTGGTGCGCGAGCTCAACGATGCGCAGAAGCTGATGCTCAAGGCCAGTGCCGAACACTATGTGCAGAATGCCCGGCGCTATGCGCGTGAACTGGTCGAGCAAAGCGACTGA